The genome window CATAGCATTGACCAAAAATGGCAAAAGGAATAGCCAGAAACAAAATGGAAAGCTTGGTTCCAAGAATAACCTCTTGGAAATTAACCAAAACATTCCTCAAGAATCCATGACGAATTTTGGAGATAAGAGCTATGTCTGATTTCTTACGTAATGAAGACGATGACATGTTATGTGCTGTTCTACCATGTCTCATAATTTCCTTGCTCAATGTTCCCTTTAGATTATTAATCCCTCCATTTTCTAAAAGGCATGCTTCATGAGAATCCATTTTCAAATGATGAAGAACAAATTCTAGTTGTTTTGTTTATGTTATTGTAGTAGAATAAgaccaaaaaaaaaaggtatgcACTTATGTTACGTTAGTATTACTATGTTGCATGCTAGAGAGATTCTTTCTTATAAATATAACAGAAACATCAGTGTCTCATGTGAATTTGTGTAGTGCAACTTCTAGGAAGCTTCGTACTttcaaattcatatattttctatataatttaaatggagaaaaagtaaataattttaaataggaaATTATTTCAACCGTTTCTCTTTCTTAATTAAGTTAAGTTTCAAGATTTTTATTCAAACAAGAAAAGTTTAAAGTTTTTTATACAAATCAGTGAAATTAatattctttctatttttttcaataaaaaacttctgtttaatatttattatcttattgtatttatttacttatataatagataattaagaatattattaaaaaaattaatacaaacttttaaattgtgaaaataatatacaataggtaaattttttaaaaacatacaCTCTTATTCCTAAACAAAAatgtacaataaaaaataaatggaaaGA of Cicer arietinum cultivar CDC Frontier isolate Library 1 unplaced genomic scaffold, Cicar.CDCFrontier_v2.0 Ca_scaffold_5748_v2.0, whole genome shotgun sequence contains these proteins:
- the LOC101515112 gene encoding vacuolar cation/proton exchanger 3-like, producing MDSHEACLLENGGINNLKGTLSKEIMRHGRTAHNMSSSSLRKKSDIALISKIRHGFLRNVLVNFQEVILGTKLSILFLAIPFAIFGQCYGFANPLVFALSLLGLIPLAERVSFLTE